One genomic window of Undibacterium cyanobacteriorum includes the following:
- a CDS encoding Crp/Fnr family transcriptional regulator — MPIAIEVAASIPLFKDFDEASLAKVAGLMSSRTYLSHDIVMRKGEQAENLAFLLNGKLQVVDLSEEGREIGIHFILPGAYFGELSVIDGQPRSASVVSVKLSEVAFLPSTHARELIFHHPLVAKRLMTHFAQIVRAASSQRTLLSIPNAFQRVFAQLQTFVKDSKEGQVIEGLPKQHEIAIMVNTSRETVSRAIHTLMKLNIVEKQGTVLIVKQPERLKQAATVGVDETSLKK, encoded by the coding sequence ATGCCAATTGCGATTGAAGTTGCAGCCAGTATCCCGCTTTTCAAAGATTTTGATGAGGCCTCGCTTGCCAAAGTGGCGGGATTAATGTCGAGTCGGACTTACCTCAGCCATGACATTGTCATGCGCAAAGGGGAGCAAGCCGAGAACTTGGCATTTCTACTCAATGGCAAACTGCAGGTCGTTGATCTTAGTGAAGAAGGTAGAGAAATTGGCATTCACTTCATTCTACCGGGTGCCTACTTCGGAGAACTATCGGTCATTGACGGCCAACCGCGCTCAGCTTCGGTGGTTTCGGTCAAACTTTCCGAGGTTGCATTCCTGCCAAGCACTCACGCAAGAGAGTTGATTTTTCATCACCCTCTCGTTGCCAAACGCCTGATGACCCACTTTGCCCAGATCGTGCGAGCTGCATCCAGCCAACGAACCTTACTGAGCATCCCCAATGCGTTTCAACGCGTATTCGCCCAGCTGCAGACCTTCGTCAAGGATTCAAAAGAAGGGCAGGTGATTGAGGGACTGCCGAAGCAGCATGAAATCGCCATTATGGTGAACACAAGCCGCGAAACTGTGTCACGCGCGATTCATACGCTGATGAAATTGAACATTGTCGAAAAACAAGGCACGGTGCTCATCGTTAAACAACCCGAACGACTGAAACAAGCCGCGACGGTTGGCGTAGACGAGACTTCCCTCAAAAAATAG
- a CDS encoding mannose-1-phosphate guanylyltransferase/mannose-6-phosphate isomerase gives MLLQPVILSGGSGTRLWPLSREKHPKQLLSLFNGETMLQATASRVRSFHGEVAVSDKLIVVCNEEYRFITAEQLQTVGFENCTLLLEPIGRNTAPAVTLAAIAALDKNEDSVLLIMPADHNIADTKKFHEAVAAGLPQAIQGAMVTFGIVPNHPNTGYGYIEIGETLEGSSAVQLRNFVEKPNVEVAQSYVDSGKYVWNSGIFMMRASIWLKAIRHFNPAMFIACEAAYANANIDIDFVRISKQHFSACPSDSIDYAVMEKLSTTPELQIGACVVPFDAGWSDVGAWDAVWEVSEKDQHGNSKRGDILAEDTRNSLLISDSRLVACLGLDDVIVVETPDAVLVTNKANTSNIKRIITRLKEQNYAQTDNHRKVYRPWGHYDSVDRGEHFQVKRIVVKPGGSLSMQMHQHRAEHWIVVTGTARVTRNDEVMTLKANESTYIPIGAKHRLENPGDTDLEVIEVQSGTYLGEDDIVRFGDIYGRHEENGESSAADPSDQRKLA, from the coding sequence ATGTTACTTCAACCCGTCATTCTCTCTGGTGGCTCCGGCACTCGCTTATGGCCACTCTCACGCGAAAAACATCCTAAGCAACTCTTGTCATTATTTAATGGCGAAACGATGCTGCAGGCGACCGCTTCCCGCGTGCGTAGCTTTCACGGTGAAGTTGCCGTTAGCGACAAGCTTATCGTCGTCTGTAATGAGGAGTATCGCTTCATTACCGCAGAGCAATTGCAAACGGTTGGGTTTGAAAATTGTACGCTCTTGCTGGAACCCATCGGACGTAATACCGCACCCGCTGTGACCTTAGCAGCCATTGCAGCACTCGATAAGAACGAAGACAGCGTCCTCTTGATCATGCCGGCCGATCACAATATCGCCGATACCAAGAAATTTCATGAAGCAGTTGCCGCCGGACTGCCCCAAGCGATTCAGGGTGCAATGGTCACTTTCGGCATCGTGCCAAACCATCCAAACACGGGCTATGGTTACATTGAAATTGGTGAGACATTAGAAGGCAGCAGTGCAGTCCAATTAAGAAATTTCGTTGAAAAACCGAATGTTGAAGTGGCGCAGTCATATGTGGACAGCGGCAAGTACGTTTGGAATAGTGGCATCTTCATGATGCGCGCTAGCATTTGGTTGAAAGCGATTCGCCATTTCAATCCTGCGATGTTTATTGCCTGTGAAGCAGCTTACGCGAATGCCAATATTGACATCGATTTCGTTCGTATCAGCAAGCAGCACTTCAGTGCTTGCCCTTCTGACTCGATTGACTACGCGGTCATGGAAAAATTATCGACCACGCCAGAATTGCAGATCGGGGCCTGCGTGGTGCCGTTCGATGCTGGCTGGTCTGATGTAGGTGCATGGGACGCCGTCTGGGAAGTTTCCGAAAAAGATCAGCACGGCAATTCAAAACGTGGTGACATTCTGGCGGAAGATACACGCAATAGCCTATTGATCTCTGATAGCCGCTTAGTTGCCTGTTTAGGTTTAGACGATGTGATCGTGGTTGAAACACCTGACGCGGTGTTGGTCACCAATAAAGCCAATACCAGCAATATCAAACGGATTATCACGCGCTTGAAAGAGCAGAATTACGCCCAGACCGATAACCACCGCAAAGTCTATCGTCCATGGGGCCATTACGACTCTGTAGATCGCGGTGAGCACTTCCAAGTCAAACGCATTGTGGTGAAGCCTGGTGGTAGTCTCTCTATGCAAATGCATCAACATCGTGCTGAGCATTGGATCGTCGTTACTGGTACGGCGCGAGTCACACGCAACGACGAAGTCATGACACTCAAGGCAAATGAGTCGACCTACATACCGATCGGTGCGAAACACCGCTTGGAAAATCCGGGTGACACCGATCTCGAAGTCATCGAAGTGCAATCCGGCACCTACCTCGGTGAAGACGACATCGTGCGCTTCGGCGATATTTATGGCCGCCATGAGGAAAATGGTGAATCCTCTGCGGCGGATCCAAGCGATCAGCGCAAACTCGCTTAA
- a CDS encoding class I SAM-dependent methyltransferase, with protein MTEQNLSDKLLRDASQSVLNNLGRAKKQANEAANVDRILNPIENSASIRRAFQAPAEKPFYPWHPDLSTPEQTIYRSRWQRVREAFTAPNLSVSERLRLLPFLGYFSSVLGAIKRLPLMQIQIELQQKQLDAAKQKIQQTREQVEVLNRLLNDRTNEVLHEIQLHLSTQTEIIERNFSLHDQRLADLEALKIRERLRTIELLDSGTRLMRLEQIEADLKLKQFARLLQVSEQENAKLRKDLHEVLAARSSGTDQVGGAGVEVSPAAHQVNAHGQILVDRFFRDFEDQFRGTREAIKQRLEVYLPYFDAAHYDKQSLVIDIGCGRGEWIELLAQHQISALGLDLNIEKVQVCIGKGLAARVDDGVKFLSSQDENSLGAVTGFHLIEHLNFADLLLLFEAAYRALKPGGLIIFETPNPENVLVGSCNFYFDPSHQHPIVPAVAQFIAQQSGFASAEIVRLHPYPDDHLAQGSSDADRLINRYFFGAQDFALVARK; from the coding sequence ATGACTGAGCAAAACCTAAGCGATAAATTATTGCGAGACGCGAGTCAGAGCGTGTTGAACAATTTGGGCAGGGCGAAAAAGCAAGCGAATGAAGCGGCGAATGTGGATCGTATTCTAAATCCGATTGAGAACTCGGCCAGTATTCGCCGAGCCTTTCAAGCGCCAGCAGAGAAGCCATTTTACCCTTGGCATCCGGACCTCAGTACACCAGAACAGACGATTTATCGCAGTCGTTGGCAACGTGTGCGAGAAGCTTTTACTGCGCCCAATTTGAGCGTTTCTGAACGCTTACGTTTGCTGCCCTTTTTAGGTTACTTCTCATCGGTGTTGGGCGCAATCAAGCGGCTACCATTGATGCAAATTCAAATTGAGTTGCAGCAAAAACAGTTGGATGCTGCCAAACAAAAGATTCAACAAACGCGGGAGCAAGTTGAAGTCTTGAATCGTTTATTGAATGATAGGACGAATGAAGTCCTCCATGAAATACAACTTCATTTGAGCACGCAAACTGAAATCATCGAACGTAATTTTAGCTTGCATGATCAACGACTAGCCGACCTTGAGGCGCTCAAAATAAGAGAGCGATTGCGCACAATAGAGTTGCTTGATTCAGGAACGCGCTTGATGCGTTTGGAGCAAATTGAAGCGGATTTGAAGTTGAAGCAGTTCGCACGTTTATTGCAGGTGTCCGAGCAGGAAAATGCAAAATTGCGCAAGGATCTGCATGAAGTCCTCGCCGCGAGATCAAGCGGCACAGATCAAGTTGGCGGTGCAGGCGTCGAGGTGTCACCGGCAGCGCATCAGGTCAACGCGCATGGGCAAATTTTAGTTGATCGCTTCTTCCGTGATTTCGAAGATCAATTTAGAGGAACGCGTGAAGCAATCAAGCAGCGCCTCGAAGTGTATCTGCCCTACTTTGATGCGGCTCACTATGATAAGCAGTCGCTCGTTATTGATATCGGTTGTGGACGCGGTGAATGGATTGAGTTGCTCGCACAGCACCAAATCTCCGCACTTGGCCTTGATCTCAACATCGAAAAAGTACAAGTGTGTATAGGCAAGGGCTTGGCGGCGCGAGTTGATGATGGCGTAAAATTCTTGTCTTCACAAGACGAAAATAGCCTAGGCGCAGTGACCGGATTCCACCTTATTGAGCACCTCAATTTTGCAGATCTCTTGCTCTTGTTTGAGGCCGCTTATCGTGCTTTAAAACCAGGCGGCTTGATCATATTCGAAACGCCTAATCCTGAAAATGTTTTGGTGGGCTCTTGCAATTTCTATTTTGATCCAAGCCACCAACATCCTATCGTCCCAGCTGTGGCGCAATTTATTGCTCAACAGAGTGGTTTTGCCAGCGCGGAAATTGTACGTTTGCATCCTTACCCTGATGATCATTTGGCACAAGGATCGAGTGATGCCGATCGACTCATCAATCGCTATTTCTTCGGCGCTCAAGATTTTGCGCTCGTGGCTCGAAAGTAA
- a CDS encoding glycosyltransferase family 4 protein, translated as MKVLHFYRTYYPDTFGGVEQVIRQMVAGSARLGMDAEVLTLTRDVNNLEIEYEGRPIHRAPLNFEIASTGFSLAALSRFKELAQQADVIHYHFPWPFMDMAHFLCGVKKPSVVTYHSDIVRQKHLLKLYQPLQNAFLNSVDKIIATSPNYLATSPTLEKFKDKTEIITYGLERGIYPQANADDLEKWRTRFPQPFFLFVGMLRYYKGLHVLLDAVAGTDIPVVILGDGPVEQELVAQAQRLQLKNVHFLGALPEADKVALLNLCFALAFPSHLRSEAFGITLLEAAMFGKPMISCEIGTGTSYVNLHQYTGLVVPPNQPEAFRDAMQTLLDNPGLAHTMGRNAADRYLELFTADRMALKYQALYQSLQR; from the coding sequence ATGAAGGTTCTGCACTTTTACCGAACTTACTACCCCGACACGTTTGGCGGGGTTGAACAAGTCATTCGTCAAATGGTGGCGGGGTCTGCGCGCCTTGGCATGGATGCAGAGGTTCTGACGCTAACGCGTGATGTCAACAATCTAGAGATCGAGTACGAAGGCCGTCCAATTCATCGCGCGCCGCTCAACTTCGAGATCGCTTCGACGGGCTTTTCTTTGGCAGCACTGTCTCGCTTCAAAGAGCTCGCCCAGCAAGCCGACGTCATTCATTATCATTTCCCATGGCCATTTATGGATATGGCGCATTTCTTGTGCGGCGTAAAGAAACCCAGCGTCGTCACCTATCACTCTGATATCGTGCGCCAGAAGCATTTACTGAAGCTGTATCAGCCTCTGCAGAACGCTTTCTTAAATAGCGTTGATAAGATTATCGCGACCTCGCCAAACTATCTGGCAACCAGCCCTACTTTGGAAAAGTTTAAAGATAAAACCGAGATCATCACCTATGGCTTGGAGCGGGGGATTTATCCTCAAGCAAATGCAGATGATCTCGAAAAATGGCGTACTCGCTTTCCGCAGCCATTCTTCCTGTTCGTTGGTATGCTGCGCTACTACAAAGGCTTGCATGTCTTACTTGATGCGGTGGCGGGTACCGATATTCCGGTGGTGATTTTAGGTGATGGCCCAGTTGAACAAGAATTGGTGGCGCAAGCACAGCGTTTGCAATTGAAAAACGTACACTTTCTGGGCGCACTTCCAGAAGCAGATAAAGTCGCTTTGCTAAATCTGTGTTTTGCCCTAGCTTTCCCCTCGCATTTGCGATCTGAAGCTTTCGGTATTACCTTGTTAGAAGCAGCGATGTTTGGGAAACCAATGATTTCCTGTGAGATCGGAACAGGAACTTCCTATGTAAATCTGCATCAGTATACGGGCTTAGTGGTGCCGCCAAATCAACCCGAGGCATTCCGTGATGCTATGCAAACCTTACTCGACAATCCGGGGCTAGCGCACACGATGGGGCGTAACGCTGCCGATCGTTATCTTGAACTTTTCACAGCCGATCGTATGGCGCTGAAATATCAAGCGCTCTATCAATCTTTGCAGCGCTAG
- a CDS encoding glycosyltransferase, which translates to MKPIAVHQFSFAVSSGSGVTNGMLYTQKLLQELGFESQLFASHIDPVLQSLVQPRESMVADPNALLLVHHCLGYDDTEWLFALPNPKLLVYHNITPPEWLPPDSEIGRCAVLGREQLRAWSTHFIGAIGDSKLNSDELRQNGYRNVQTIPMLVDFERFSKLDLPASVLNRWRGLSDSFNLLFVGRICENKNQLELIETVSHLKSFSDSTVRLVLAGDITSASYQARLVEEVEKRGLKENVIFTGKISEEELAALYRQCDVFVCLSEHEGFGMPLIEAMHFGLPVVARKSSSIGDTLGGAGYLLEAGVDAYHVAAAVRSLMLTHSARRIILQAQEKRLLDFEKSNIKRNLADYLRSVGVDRSHALQADDVAVLHDATSSESVWQIEGPYDSSYSLAIVNRELGKALSHQGRKVRMRSHEGNGDFAPSSAFLEQNEDMHAMSEQTASANPTRHYPDVAMRFCYPPLLNDMPAGLRVMHSYGWEETGFPPAFVHEFNRRADLVTVLSNTVAKVMRDNGVRVPIAVTGAGVDHIQQGEVLPLPQQIKEQLASFNFLHISSCFPRKGVDVLLAAYTQAFSSNDDVCLIIKTFPNPHQDVQADLDRLRLGRPDFPRVLVINEDWPQAQISALYRACDAFVAPSRGEGFGLPLAEAMLFELPVITTAWGGQTDFCNESTAWLCDFDFARAQTHLGLTHSLWAEPKQDHLAQLMWDLSRATSLEKQERVSAAKKLIETEFTWDRCAQKNIAAIERVRADLSVSRDSKIAWISTWNGRCGIANYSHYLTQSFPQNRLLVLANHIPERTSIDEAYVIRCWNSEQSEDFSVAFEHICDAKAEAVVIQYNFGFSSLPNLASFCRRLLDRQVRVYLFLHATADADIFGTMVSLASIKDLLAQLDGIFVHGIADVNRLREWGLVDNVVYFPHGVNETPNLSVVKHPQFQGTRTIASYGFLLPHKGVAELIQAFAALDHSQHDYRLLLVTSLYPHHISQDEFERCSDLISDFGLADKVKFITDYLPEEESLALLANADVIVFPYQGTQESSSAAVRVGIETGKPVLVSPLKIFDDVREAVQVMQGTDQHAILAALQAFFETDLGTSTKDVQAQNWFAERAWPRVSQRLLNIIDQTRLA; encoded by the coding sequence ATGAAACCTATCGCAGTTCATCAATTTAGTTTTGCCGTCAGCAGTGGCAGTGGTGTCACGAATGGCATGCTCTATACGCAGAAGTTGTTGCAAGAATTGGGCTTTGAATCACAGCTGTTTGCCTCGCATATTGATCCAGTTTTGCAGAGCCTCGTGCAGCCGCGTGAGTCGATGGTAGCGGATCCTAATGCTCTCCTGTTGGTGCATCATTGTTTGGGATATGACGATACCGAATGGTTATTCGCGTTGCCGAATCCCAAGCTCTTGGTGTACCACAATATTACACCGCCCGAATGGTTGCCTCCTGATAGCGAAATTGGTAGATGTGCCGTGTTAGGCAGGGAGCAGCTACGTGCATGGTCGACACACTTTATTGGGGCGATTGGGGACTCTAAGCTGAACTCTGATGAATTACGTCAGAACGGCTATCGGAATGTGCAAACGATACCGATGCTGGTTGATTTTGAGCGTTTTTCAAAGCTTGATTTACCTGCTAGCGTATTGAATCGATGGAGGGGCTTGAGCGATAGTTTTAATCTCCTATTCGTTGGCCGTATTTGTGAGAACAAAAATCAGCTCGAACTCATTGAGACTGTGTCGCATCTAAAATCTTTTTCGGATAGTACCGTTCGTCTCGTGCTTGCCGGGGATATCACCAGCGCTAGCTATCAAGCCCGATTGGTCGAAGAGGTTGAAAAGCGAGGATTGAAAGAGAACGTCATTTTCACTGGCAAGATCAGTGAAGAGGAATTGGCCGCTTTGTATCGTCAGTGTGATGTGTTTGTCTGTTTGAGTGAGCACGAAGGATTTGGCATGCCGCTGATCGAGGCGATGCATTTTGGACTTCCGGTTGTCGCGCGTAAGAGCAGCAGCATTGGCGATACGCTAGGTGGCGCGGGTTATTTGTTGGAAGCTGGCGTCGATGCCTATCATGTTGCCGCTGCAGTGCGTAGTTTGATGCTCACGCATAGTGCGCGGCGGATAATTTTGCAGGCCCAAGAAAAGCGTTTGCTCGATTTTGAAAAGTCTAACATCAAAAGGAATTTGGCGGACTATTTGCGAAGCGTGGGCGTCGACCGCAGTCATGCTTTGCAGGCGGATGACGTGGCAGTATTGCATGATGCGACGAGTTCTGAATCAGTCTGGCAAATTGAGGGGCCATATGATTCCAGCTATAGTTTGGCGATTGTGAATCGTGAACTAGGAAAGGCGCTCTCACATCAAGGGCGCAAAGTCCGAATGCGCTCCCATGAAGGCAACGGTGATTTTGCGCCTTCATCTGCTTTTTTGGAGCAAAACGAAGATATGCACGCAATGTCCGAGCAAACGGCATCAGCGAACCCGACGCGTCATTATCCTGATGTGGCAATGCGTTTCTGTTATCCACCCTTGTTGAATGATATGCCAGCGGGTCTACGGGTCATGCATTCGTATGGTTGGGAAGAAACGGGATTCCCACCAGCGTTTGTGCACGAATTTAATCGCCGTGCGGACTTGGTTACGGTGTTGTCCAATACTGTCGCGAAGGTGATGCGTGATAACGGCGTGCGCGTGCCGATTGCCGTGACGGGAGCAGGTGTTGATCATATTCAGCAAGGTGAAGTTCTTCCGTTGCCGCAGCAGATAAAGGAACAGTTGGCCAGCTTCAATTTCCTGCACATATCATCATGTTTTCCGCGTAAAGGCGTTGACGTTTTATTGGCGGCATACACTCAAGCGTTCTCGTCGAATGATGATGTGTGTCTCATCATTAAGACCTTTCCGAATCCGCATCAAGATGTGCAAGCCGATCTCGATCGATTGCGGCTAGGACGTCCGGATTTTCCGCGCGTATTGGTGATCAATGAAGATTGGCCGCAAGCACAGATCTCTGCTTTATATCGTGCTTGCGATGCTTTTGTTGCGCCGAGTCGGGGCGAAGGTTTTGGTCTACCTTTGGCCGAAGCGATGTTATTTGAACTTCCGGTGATCACTACCGCATGGGGTGGTCAAACGGATTTTTGTAATGAAAGCACAGCGTGGTTATGTGATTTTGATTTTGCGAGGGCGCAAACGCACTTGGGCTTGACGCATTCTCTGTGGGCTGAGCCTAAGCAAGATCATTTGGCGCAGCTGATGTGGGATCTATCGCGTGCTACGAGTCTTGAAAAGCAGGAACGCGTTAGTGCCGCGAAAAAGTTGATTGAAACGGAATTCACTTGGGATCGCTGTGCGCAGAAAAACATCGCTGCAATTGAGCGAGTACGAGCTGATCTGAGTGTGAGTAGAGATTCAAAAATCGCGTGGATTTCGACTTGGAATGGGCGCTGCGGCATCGCTAATTACTCGCATTATTTGACGCAAAGTTTTCCGCAAAATCGTCTATTAGTTTTGGCGAACCACATTCCTGAACGTACCAGTATCGATGAGGCTTATGTAATTCGCTGTTGGAATTCTGAACAATCAGAGGATTTTTCGGTGGCCTTCGAGCACATTTGTGACGCCAAGGCCGAGGCTGTGGTGATTCAATATAATTTTGGTTTTTCCTCGTTGCCTAATTTGGCGTCTTTCTGTCGTCGCCTGTTAGATCGCCAAGTGCGTGTTTATCTATTCTTGCATGCCACAGCAGATGCAGATATTTTTGGCACGATGGTGAGCCTAGCTAGTATCAAAGACCTGCTCGCGCAATTGGACGGTATTTTTGTGCATGGCATCGCGGACGTGAATCGATTGCGAGAGTGGGGGCTCGTCGATAATGTCGTGTATTTCCCGCACGGAGTGAATGAAACACCGAATTTGAGTGTGGTTAAGCATCCTCAATTTCAAGGTACACGTACCATTGCGTCGTACGGCTTCTTGTTGCCACATAAGGGTGTCGCCGAATTGATCCAAGCATTCGCGGCGCTGGATCATTCTCAGCACGATTATCGCTTATTACTGGTGACATCCTTGTATCCTCATCATATTTCGCAGGATGAGTTCGAACGTTGTTCAGACTTGATTAGTGATTTTGGTTTGGCGGATAAGGTGAAATTCATCACTGATTATCTACCGGAAGAAGAGAGTTTGGCCTTGTTGGCGAACGCAGACGTGATTGTGTTTCCGTATCAAGGTACGCAAGAATCTTCGAGTGCCGCAGTGCGAGTTGGTATCGAAACTGGTAAGCCAGTTTTGGTGTCGCCGTTAAAAATTTTTGATGATGTGCGGGAAGCAGTGCAAGTGATGCAGGGCACGGATCAGCATGCGATTTTGGCGGCCTTGCAAGCGTTCTTCGAGACGGATCTTGGGACTTCGACGAAAGATGTGCAAGCACAGAACTGGTTTGCTGAAAGAGCTTGGCCGCGTGTATCACAACGATTGCTGAATATCATCGATCAAACTCGTCTCGCTTGA
- a CDS encoding ABC transporter ATP-binding protein has protein sequence MNQSSQSRQSNTQTRTILQVDGVGKCYAKFDSSISRLLHWTGVSKKTKSEYWANKDISFSVASGEAVAIIGQNGAGKSTLLKMITGTVRPTVGHIAVSGSVSAMLELGLGFNPEFTGRQNAYMAGGLMGLSQTQLEQLMPEIEAFAEIGDFFEMPLRVYSSGMQARLAFAVATAVRPDVLIVDEILSVGDSYFQHRSFDRIKKFKEQGTSIILVTHGMSDVRAICDQVILIDKGRVIKQGPPDEVVDFYNAMIAAKENEKLTIEQSRDKQGWLKTRSGSGTAVVSRLVMQDSVTKNEVATTQVGQALELVCEVQINDDIPELVLGMMIRDKQGAIIWGSNTFYTNAIQRNLKKGDCLRYVLPLECRFGPGSYSVTTALTRGESHLEQNFEWSDNLLVFDVINTDKPVFIGSQWLPQSFQVQKTSQTD, from the coding sequence ATGAATCAATCGAGTCAATCGAGACAATCAAATACGCAAACTCGTACCATCCTTCAAGTTGATGGCGTTGGTAAATGCTATGCCAAGTTCGATTCGAGCATTTCTCGCTTACTGCATTGGACCGGCGTATCAAAGAAAACTAAGAGCGAATATTGGGCCAATAAAGACATCAGTTTTAGCGTCGCTAGTGGCGAAGCGGTAGCCATAATTGGGCAGAATGGTGCCGGCAAAAGTACGTTGCTCAAAATGATTACCGGCACGGTGCGACCTACCGTTGGTCACATTGCTGTAAGTGGCAGCGTGAGCGCCATGTTGGAATTGGGTTTAGGTTTTAATCCAGAATTCACAGGCCGGCAAAACGCTTACATGGCGGGGGGTTTGATGGGGTTGAGTCAAACTCAGCTCGAGCAACTCATGCCTGAAATCGAAGCCTTCGCAGAAATCGGTGATTTCTTTGAAATGCCATTACGTGTTTATTCAAGTGGCATGCAAGCGCGCCTTGCTTTCGCCGTGGCGACCGCGGTGCGACCCGATGTGCTGATTGTTGATGAGATCCTATCAGTTGGAGATAGCTATTTTCAACATCGCAGTTTTGATCGCATTAAAAAGTTCAAAGAACAAGGCACCTCTATCATCTTAGTGACGCATGGCATGAGTGATGTACGAGCGATTTGTGATCAAGTGATTTTGATCGACAAAGGTCGAGTGATTAAGCAAGGCCCACCGGACGAAGTGGTCGATTTCTATAACGCCATGATCGCCGCCAAAGAAAACGAAAAGCTCACGATCGAACAAAGCCGCGACAAGCAAGGTTGGCTAAAGACCCGTTCTGGTTCTGGCACAGCTGTCGTCAGTCGTTTAGTAATGCAAGACAGTGTCACGAAAAACGAAGTCGCGACAACTCAAGTGGGACAAGCACTCGAGCTCGTGTGTGAAGTGCAAATCAATGACGATATCCCAGAACTCGTATTGGGGATGATGATTCGCGACAAGCAAGGGGCGATCATCTGGGGCTCAAATACTTTCTACACGAACGCGATCCAACGCAATCTCAAAAAAGGCGATTGCTTGCGTTACGTTCTCCCACTTGAATGCCGTTTTGGCCCGGGTTCGTACTCCGTCACAACCGCACTCACTCGCGGTGAATCACACCTCGAACAAAACTTCGAATGGTCTGATAACTTACTTGTGTTTGATGTCATCAACACCGACAAGCCCGTGTTCATCGGCAGCCAATGGTTGCCACAGTCTTTCCAAGTACAAAAGACTTCACAAACCGACTAA
- a CDS encoding ABC transporter permease — MKALFLSLWRFRHFISSSIQAEFRGRFARSKLGAMWMILNPLAQATILAIVLSEFLGARLPNSTNKSDYPIYLMAGTAAWGLFSEIVNRCTTVFIDYANTLKKIAFPRLCLPVIVGGSALLNHLLLLVAMLVVFAFFGHYPQWSWLAIIPGTLLIILFAFGLGIVLGLLNVFSRDVGQVMGIIMQLWFWLTPVVYTAASLPPQFRFLADANPMAGLVAIYQNALLHGSFPQWSSLHTSLVCAVALFVFSFWIFRRASADLVDAL, encoded by the coding sequence TTGAAAGCTCTGTTTCTCTCATTGTGGCGTTTCCGTCATTTCATCTCCTCCTCGATCCAAGCGGAATTTCGAGGACGTTTTGCGCGCAGCAAACTCGGGGCGATGTGGATGATCCTCAATCCATTAGCGCAAGCGACCATTCTGGCGATCGTTCTGTCCGAGTTTCTCGGCGCTCGCTTACCCAACAGCACCAACAAATCCGACTATCCGATTTATTTGATGGCTGGCACCGCAGCATGGGGCTTATTTTCTGAGATTGTGAATCGCTGTACGACTGTCTTTATTGATTACGCCAATACCCTCAAGAAAATTGCCTTCCCTCGCTTGTGCTTGCCAGTCATTGTTGGTGGTAGTGCCCTCCTCAATCACCTCTTGTTACTTGTAGCGATGCTGGTTGTATTCGCATTTTTTGGACACTATCCACAATGGTCTTGGCTGGCGATTATTCCCGGAACCTTACTGATCATTCTTTTTGCCTTTGGGCTCGGCATCGTACTTGGCTTACTCAATGTGTTTTCCCGTGACGTCGGACAAGTGATGGGAATCATTATGCAATTATGGTTTTGGCTCACGCCTGTAGTGTACACCGCAGCTAGCCTACCGCCACAGTTTCGTTTCCTTGCCGATGCAAACCCTATGGCAGGTTTGGTCGCCATCTACCAAAATGCCTTATTACATGGCAGTTTCCCACAGTGGAGTTCTTTACATACCTCACTGGTCTGCGCAGTCGCCTTATTTGTTTTCTCGTTTTGGATTTTCCGTCGCGCTAGCGCCGACTTGGTGGATGCCTTATGA